Genomic segment of Streptomyces sp. NBC_00654:
ACGGGTGGGACCGGAGGAGCTGCGCGGGATGCTGCGGCTGCGGCGGGCGGAACTGGAGGCGGCCAGGTCGGCGGCCGAGGCACGGCTGGCGCAGGTCGAGGCGAGGCTCCGGTCGATCGAGAGCGAGGGACACATGCCCACGGACGATGTCGTGCTGAAGACCGTTCCGGCGGTACGGGTGGCGGAGCTGACCGGGACCGCGGCGAGTTTCGGGCCGGAGGACATCACGGCGGTGATCGTGCCGCTGTACGACCGGCTGTTCGCGCTGCTGGGCACGGCGGGGCTCACCCCGTCCGGGCCGGGCGTCGCGTACTACGAGGACGACCCGGCCGGCGGCGGCGCGATCGTCGTGCACGCCGGGGTGACGGTCACCGGACCGGTGGGCCCGGCGGGTGACACGGGGATCACGGTCGTGGAGCTGCCCCCGTTCGAGGCGGCGACGATCGTGCACCGGGGGCCGATGGAGGTCGTCCTGCCGACGGCCCAGACCCTGGCCCGCTGGATCGACGCGGGCGGATACCGGTCGGCGGGGTACGCCCGGGAGATCAGCCTGGAGTGCCCCGAGGACCGGGAGAAGTGGGTGACGGAACTCCAGGAGCCGGTCACCGCGGTCTGACCGCCGGGCAGGACGCGCCGGAGGGCGAGGGGCCGCCGGGCAGGACGCGCCGGAGGGCGAGGGGCCGGTGGGGCGAGGGGCCGGGAGCAGGGGGGGGTGAAAGGGAGGGAGCAAGGAGGGCCATACGCCTCCCGCCCCCGCGCTGCCCTCGCTCCCCCTCACCCCCCTTCGCTCGCTCTCTTCGCTCACCGTCCTTCGCTCCCCCTTCGCTCACCGCCCTTCGCTCACCGCCCCGGCCACAGCCCGTCGTCCGTCAGCCCCAGCAGGTCGATCGCGTTGCGGCGCACGATGCGGTCCACGACATCCGCGTCCAGGTGGCCCATCTGCTCCTCGCCGACCTCGCGGGACCGGGGCCAGGTGGAGTCGGAGTGCGGGTAGTCGGTCTCGTACAGGACGTTCCCCACACCGATCGCGTCGAGGTTCTTCAGCCCGAAGGCGTCGTCGAAGAAGCAGCCGTACACATGGTCCGTGAACAGCTCCGACGGCGGCCGGTGGACCTTGTCGGCGACCCCGCCCCAGCCCCGGTTCTCCTCCCAGACCACGTCGGCGCGTTCCAGGATGTACGGAATCCAGCCGATCTGCCCCTCCGCGTACATGATCCGCAGATTCGGGAAGCGCTCGAACTTGCCGCTCATCAGCCAGTCGACCATCGAGAAGCAGCAGTTGGCGAAGGTGATGGTGGAGCCGACGGCGGGCGGGGCGTCGGCCGAGGTGGACGGCATCTTCGAGGACGAGCCGATGTGCATGGCGATCACGGTCCCCGTCTCGTCACAGGCCCGCAGGAACGGATCCCATTCGTCCGTATGTATGGAAGGGAGCCCGAGATGGGGAGGTATCTCGGAGAACGCCACCGCGCGCACACCCCGGGCGGCGTTGCGCCGGACCTCGGCCGCCGCCAGCTCCGCGTCCCACAGCGGGACGAGGGTGAGCGGGATGAGCCGGCCGTGCGCCTCGGGGCCGCACCACTCCTCCACCATCCAGTCGTTGTACGCGCGGACGCCGAGCAGGCCCAGCTCGCGGTCCTTCGCTTCGGTGAACGTCTGCCCGCAGAACCGCGGGAAGGTGGGGAAGCAGAGCGCGGACTGGACGTGGTTGACGTCCATGTCGGCGAGCCGCTCGGGCACCGAGAACGAACCCGGGCGCATCTGTTCATAGGTGATGACTTCGAGCTTGATCTCGTCCCTGTCGTAGCCGACGGCGGTGTCCAGCCGGGTGAGCGGACGGTGCAGATCCTCGTACACCCACCAGTCGCCGACCGGCCCCTCGTCGCCCTTCGCCCCCATCACCGGCGCGAACTTTCCGCCCATGAAGGTCATTTCCTTGAGGGGTGCCCGGACGATGCGCGGACCGGAGTCCGCGTACTTGGACGGGAGCCGGTCCCGCCAGACATGAGCGGGCTCCACCGTGTGGTCGTCCACCGAGATGATCTTCGGGAAGGTCTCCATGCGTACCACGGTAGCGCCGATCTGACGAACCGTCAGCTATCTTGTCGCGATCGGACCGGCTCCCGCGGGTACCGGAGAAGGGCGCCCGGTTCCCGAATCGTTGTCGAGGGCTTGTGCAGAGCGTCACCCACTGCTGACGAGTCGGCCTAAAACAAGGCAGACTGTTGAGCGCGATACCAGCGGTACGGAGCAATCCGGATACCCGCCCTACATCGACGCACAGGCGGGCAATCCGGCACGGGCACCACCGGCAGGACCGGCAGGCGAGCAGGACAGGGGGCATCAATGGACCGTCACCACGGGCCACGCGTGCGTGTGCCGGAGCAGCGTGCTCCGGAAGAACCCGCGGCCGGTGGCGCACTGCGGTTCGCCGTACTCGGTCCCGTACGCGCCTGGCGCGGTGGCGAACTGCTGCCCCCCGGTTCCCCGCAGCAGCGGGCCCTGCTCACCGCACTGCTCCTGCGGGACGGCCGGACGGCCACCGCGGCCGAACTCATCGACGCGATCTGGGGCGAGGAGCCGCCGCTCCAGGCGCTGGCGGCGGTACGGACGTACGCCTCGCGGCTGCGCAAGGCGCTCGGCCCGGACACCCTGGACAGCGAGTCGGGCGGCTACGCGATCCGGACACCGCAGGACGCGCTGGACCTCAACCTCGCCCAGGAGCTGGCCGGCGAGGCGGAGAAGGTCCGGGCGAGCGGCGACCGCTGCCAGGCCCGCACCCTGATCAACAAGGTGCTGGGCCTGTGGGACGGCGAGGCGCTCGCCTCCGTACCGGGCCCGTACGCGGAGAACCAGCGCACCCGGCTGGAGGAATGGCGCCTCCAGCTCACCGAGACCCGGCTCGATCTGGACCTGGAGGTCGGCTGCCACGCGGAGGCGGTCTCCGAACTGACCGCGCTCACCGCCACGCACCCGCTGCGCGAGCGGCTGCGCGAACTGCTGATGGTCGCCCTGTACCGCAGCGGACGCCAGGCCGAGGCCCTCGCGGTGTACGCCGACACCCGCCGGCTGCTCGCCGAGGAACTGGGCGTCGACCCGCG
This window contains:
- a CDS encoding MerR family transcriptional regulator, which gives rise to MFTIGDFARYGRVSPRMLRHYDAIGLLHPDRTDPATGYRFYGAAQLARLNRVIALKDLGFTLQQVHAVLDERVGPEELRGMLRLRRAELEAARSAAEARLAQVEARLRSIESEGHMPTDDVVLKTVPAVRVAELTGTAASFGPEDITAVIVPLYDRLFALLGTAGLTPSGPGVAYYEDDPAGGGAIVVHAGVTVTGPVGPAGDTGITVVELPPFEAATIVHRGPMEVVLPTAQTLARWIDAGGYRSAGYAREISLECPEDREKWVTELQEPVTAV
- a CDS encoding amidohydrolase family protein, with the protein product METFPKIISVDDHTVEPAHVWRDRLPSKYADSGPRIVRAPLKEMTFMGGKFAPVMGAKGDEGPVGDWWVYEDLHRPLTRLDTAVGYDRDEIKLEVITYEQMRPGSFSVPERLADMDVNHVQSALCFPTFPRFCGQTFTEAKDRELGLLGVRAYNDWMVEEWCGPEAHGRLIPLTLVPLWDAELAAAEVRRNAARGVRAVAFSEIPPHLGLPSIHTDEWDPFLRACDETGTVIAMHIGSSSKMPSTSADAPPAVGSTITFANCCFSMVDWLMSGKFERFPNLRIMYAEGQIGWIPYILERADVVWEENRGWGGVADKVHRPPSELFTDHVYGCFFDDAFGLKNLDAIGVGNVLYETDYPHSDSTWPRSREVGEEQMGHLDADVVDRIVRRNAIDLLGLTDDGLWPGR